The stretch of DNA GCTACCCCTCCGGCTATGGCTATCTGGTTGACTTTAAGCTCAAATGCGGCTTTAAGAGATTTGTCGACCAGCACGTCAACTATCGCCTCCTGAAACCCCTTGGCTATGCAAGCTCTTTGTTTTTCTTTTTCCTGGGATGAGAGTTTTGACACATATATAGCCACAGCGGTTTTGAGCCCGCTAAAGGAGAAATCAAAACTACCTTCCTCTAAAAAAGCCCTGGGAAATCTGACCCCCCCAGACTCGCATTTTTGAGCTATTTGGTCGATGGAAGGACCTCCAGGATATTCTAAGTCGAGTATCCTCGCCACCTTGTCAAACGCTTCGCCTGGCGCATCATCTCTGGTTCTCCCTAAGACTCTGTAATCACCTTTGTCTTTGACATGGACCAGGGTGGAGTGCCCGCCTGATACTACCAGGCATACAAAAGGAGGAAAAAGCTCGGGATGTTCCAAGAAATTGGAGAAGATATGTCCCTCTAAGTGATTTATCCCTATGAGCGGCTTTCCCAGAGAATAAGATAATCCTTTGGCAAAACAGAGGCCAATTAAAAGTGAGCCAACCAGGCCCGGTCCGCAGGTTACAGCTATGCCGTCGATCTTATTTAAACTGACCTTTGCCTCTTCCAGAGAAGCCTTCAGGAGCGGAAGAATGGTTTTAATATGTTCCCTGGAGGCAAGTTCAGGCACTACCCCCCAGTAT from Candidatus Zixiibacteriota bacterium encodes:
- the tsaD gene encoding tRNA (adenosine(37)-N6)-threonylcarbamoyltransferase complex transferase subunit TsaD, producing MVVLGIESSCDETAVAVIEDGQKVLSNVVFSQWVHKKYWGVVPELASREHIKTILPLLKASLEEAKVSLNKIDGIAVTCGPGLVGSLLIGLCFAKGLSYSLGKPLIGINHLEGHIFSNFLEHPELFPPFVCLVVSGGHSTLVHVKDKGDYRVLGRTRDDAPGEAFDKVARILDLEYPGGPSIDQIAQKCESGGVRFPRAFLEEGSFDFSFSGLKTAVAIYVSKLSSQEKEKQRACIAKGFQEAIVDVLVDKSLKAAFELKVNQIAIAGGVANNSRLREKLSSEAIKEGPKLYIPSPVLCTDNAAMIAAAGYFHLKKGEKSPLDLNAYPHLSLEQKV